One Dasypus novemcinctus isolate mDasNov1 chromosome 1, mDasNov1.1.hap2, whole genome shotgun sequence genomic window carries:
- the THAP9 gene encoding DNA transposase THAP9 isoform X1 — translation MTRSCSAVGCSTRDTVLSRERGLSFHQCVFPTDTIQRAKWIRAVNRVDPRSKKIWIPGPGAILCSKHFQESDFESYGIRRKLKKGAVPSVSLYKVLQAADLKGKARQKILKQPLPDNSQEVATEDHNYSLKTPLIIGAEKLAEVQQMLQVSKKRLISVKNYRLIKKRKGLRLIDALVEEKLLSEETEYLLRAQFSDFKWELYNWRETAEYSTEMKQFACTLYLCGSKVYDYVRKILKLPHSSILRTWLSKCKPSPGFNSHIFSFLQQRVENGDQLYQYCSLIIKGISLKQQLQWDPSSHRLQGFMDFGLGKLDADETPLASETILLMAVGIFGHWRTPLGYFFVNRSSGYLQAQLLRLTIGKLSDIGITVLAVTSDATAHSVQMAKALGIRIDGDNVKCTFQHPSSSSQQIAYFFDSCHLLRLIRNAFQYFQSIQFINGIAHWQHLVELVALKEQELSSTERISSKFPKLKNHVLKMNCAAQLFSESVASALECLLSLGLPPFQNCIGTIHFLRLINNLFDVFNSRNYYGKGLKGPLLPETYNKINHVLIEAKTIFVTLSDTSNNQIIKGKRKLGFLGFLLNAESLKWLYQNYVFPKVMPFPYLLTYKFSQDHLELFLKMLRQVLVSSSSPTCMAFQKAYHNLETRYRFQDKAFLSEVSILDISIARRTDLALWTIQHEYGGSIIKALFHKEVICQDWSNCSLSEALLDLSDHRRNLTYYAGYIATKLTALLTCEECITALYASDLKAFKIGSLLCVKKKNGLHFPSESLCRIINICERVVRTHSRMGIHELVPKQMDLYLQQKILYELSGHIYLFVDLDEHLFDGEVCVINHFVKLLKDIIICFLNIRAKDVAQNPLKHHSERTEMKTLSRKHWSSLQDYKCSGFTKTNKFSNNGYPFK, via the exons ATGACCCGAAGTTGCTCTGCAGTGGGCTGTAGCACCCGGGACACCGTGCTGAGCCGGGAGCGTGGCCTCTCCTTCCACCAGTGCGT ATTTCCAACTGATACCATACAGCGTGCAAAATGGATAAGGGCTGTTAATCGTGTGGACCCCAGAAGCAAAAAGATTTGGATCCCAGGACCAGGTGCGATACTGTGTTCCAaacattttcaagaaagtgaCTTTGAGTCATATGGAAtaagaagaaagctgaaaaaaGGAGCTGTGCCATCTGTTTCTTTATACAAG GTTCTTCAAGCTGCAGACCTTAAAGGTAAAGCAAGACAGAAAATCCTAAAACAGCCACTTCCAGATAATTCTCAAGAGGTTGCTACTGAGGACCATAACTATAGTTTAAAGACACCTTTGATTATAGGTGCAGAGAAACTAGCTGAGGTGCAACAGATGTTGCAAGTATCcaaaaaaagacttatttctgTAAAAAACTACAGGTTGATCAAGAAGAGAAAGGGCTTAAGACTCATTGATGCACTTGTGGAAGAGAAACTACTTTCTGAAGAAACAGAGTATCTACTACGAGCACAATTTTCAG ATTTTAAATGGGAGTTATATAACTGGAGAGAAACAGCTGAGTACTCCACAGAAATGAAACAATTTGCATGTACGCTCTATTTGTGCGGTAGTAAAGTCTATGATTATGTGAGAAAGATTCTTAAGCTGCCTCATTCTTCCATCCTCAGAAC ttGGTTATCCAAATGCAAACCCAGTCCAGGTTTCAACAGccacattttttcctttcttcaacaAAGAGTAGAGAACGGAGACCAGCTGTATCAGTATTGTTCACTGATAATAAAGGGTATCTCTCTTAAGCAACAACTTCAGTGGGACCCCAGCAGTCACCGTTTGCAAGGGTTTATGGACTTTGGTCTTGGTAAACTTGATGCTGATGAAACACCGCTTGCCTCAGAAACTATTTTGTTAATGGCAGTGGGTATTTTTGGTCACTGGAGAACACCTCTTGgttatttttttgtaaataggTCATCTGGATATTTACAGGCTCAGCTGCTTCGTCTGACTATTGGCAAATTGAGTGACATAGGGATCACAGTTCTGGCTGTTACATCTGATGCTACTGCTCACAGTGTTCAAATGGCAAAAGCATTGGGGATACGTATTGATGGAGACAACGTCAAGTGTACATTTCAGCATCCTTCATCTTCTAGTCAACAGATTGCATACTTTTTTGATTCTTGCCACTTGCTTAGATTAATAAGAAATgcatttcaatattttcaaagcATTCAGTTTATTAATGGCATAGCACATTGGCAACACCTCGTGGAGTTAGTAGCACTAAAGGAACAGGAATTATCAAGTACGGAAAGAATCTCAAGTAAATTTCCAAAGTTAAAAAATCACGTACTGAAAATGAATTGTGCTGCCCAACTCTTCAGCGAGAGTGTAGCCAGTGCATTAGAATGTTTGCTGTCATTAGGCTTGCCTCCTTTTCAAAACTGTATTGGTACCATTCATTTTTTACGCTTAATTAACAACCTGTTTGACGTTTTTAATAGTAGGAACTATTACGGAAAGGGACTTAAAGGACCTCTATTGCCTGAAActtacaataaaataaatcatgtGTTAATTGAGGCCAAGACtatttttgttacattatctGACACTAGCAATAATCAAATAATTAAAGGTAAGCGAAAATTAGGATTTCTGGGATTTTTGCTTAATGCTGAGAGCTTAAAATGGCTTTACCAAAATTATGTCTTCCCAAAGGTCATGCCTTTTCCCTATCTTTTGACTTACAAATTCAGCCAAGATCATCTGGAATTATTTCTCAAGATGCTTAGACAGGTATTAGTATCCAGTTCCAGCCCTACCTGCATGGCATTCCAGAAAGCTTACCATAATTTGGAGACCAGATACAGATTTCAAGACAAAGCTTTTCTAAGTGAAGTAAGTATCCTGGACATTTCAATTGCACGAAGGACAGACTTGGCCCTTTGGACAATTCAGCATGAGTATGGTGGTAGCATAATAAAAGCTCTTTTTCACAAAGAAGTAATCTGTCAAGACTGGTCTAATTGCTCACTAAGTGAGGCACTACTAGACCTGTCAGATCATAGACGAAATCTCACCTATTATGCTGGTTATATTGCTACTAAGTTAACAGCCCTTTTAACTTGTGAGGAGTGTATCACTGCACTGTATGCATCAGATCTCAAAGCCTTTAAAATTGGGTCACTGTTatgtgttaaaaagaaaaatggtttgcatttcccttcaGAAAGTCTATGTCGGATTATAAACATTTGTGAGCGAGTTGTAAGAACCCATTCAAGAATGGGAATTCATGAACTAGTTCCTAAACAGATGGATTTGTATCTTCAACAGAAAATATTATATGAGCTTTCTGggcatatttatctttttgtagaTTTAGATGAGCATCTCTTTGATGGAGAAGTATGTGTCATTAATCACTTTGTAAAGTTGCTAAAAGATATAATAATCTGTTTCTTAAATATCCGAGCTAAAGATGTAGCCCAGAACCCTTTAAAACACCATTCAGAAagaactgaaatgaaaacttTATCAAGGAAACACTGGTCTTCTCTACAAGATTACAAATGTTCAGGTTTTACTAAAACCAATAAATTCAGTAACAATGGCTATCCATTCAAATGA
- the THAP9 gene encoding DNA transposase THAP9 isoform X2 has protein sequence MTRSCSAVGCSTRDTVLSRERGLSFHQFPTDTIQRAKWIRAVNRVDPRSKKIWIPGPGAILCSKHFQESDFESYGIRRKLKKGAVPSVSLYKVLQAADLKGKARQKILKQPLPDNSQEVATEDHNYSLKTPLIIGAEKLAEVQQMLQVSKKRLISVKNYRLIKKRKGLRLIDALVEEKLLSEETEYLLRAQFSDFKWELYNWRETAEYSTEMKQFACTLYLCGSKVYDYVRKILKLPHSSILRTWLSKCKPSPGFNSHIFSFLQQRVENGDQLYQYCSLIIKGISLKQQLQWDPSSHRLQGFMDFGLGKLDADETPLASETILLMAVGIFGHWRTPLGYFFVNRSSGYLQAQLLRLTIGKLSDIGITVLAVTSDATAHSVQMAKALGIRIDGDNVKCTFQHPSSSSQQIAYFFDSCHLLRLIRNAFQYFQSIQFINGIAHWQHLVELVALKEQELSSTERISSKFPKLKNHVLKMNCAAQLFSESVASALECLLSLGLPPFQNCIGTIHFLRLINNLFDVFNSRNYYGKGLKGPLLPETYNKINHVLIEAKTIFVTLSDTSNNQIIKGKRKLGFLGFLLNAESLKWLYQNYVFPKVMPFPYLLTYKFSQDHLELFLKMLRQVLVSSSSPTCMAFQKAYHNLETRYRFQDKAFLSEVSILDISIARRTDLALWTIQHEYGGSIIKALFHKEVICQDWSNCSLSEALLDLSDHRRNLTYYAGYIATKLTALLTCEECITALYASDLKAFKIGSLLCVKKKNGLHFPSESLCRIINICERVVRTHSRMGIHELVPKQMDLYLQQKILYELSGHIYLFVDLDEHLFDGEVCVINHFVKLLKDIIICFLNIRAKDVAQNPLKHHSERTEMKTLSRKHWSSLQDYKCSGFTKTNKFSNNGYPFK, from the exons ATGACCCGAAGTTGCTCTGCAGTGGGCTGTAGCACCCGGGACACCGTGCTGAGCCGGGAGCGTGGCCTCTCCTTCCACCA ATTTCCAACTGATACCATACAGCGTGCAAAATGGATAAGGGCTGTTAATCGTGTGGACCCCAGAAGCAAAAAGATTTGGATCCCAGGACCAGGTGCGATACTGTGTTCCAaacattttcaagaaagtgaCTTTGAGTCATATGGAAtaagaagaaagctgaaaaaaGGAGCTGTGCCATCTGTTTCTTTATACAAG GTTCTTCAAGCTGCAGACCTTAAAGGTAAAGCAAGACAGAAAATCCTAAAACAGCCACTTCCAGATAATTCTCAAGAGGTTGCTACTGAGGACCATAACTATAGTTTAAAGACACCTTTGATTATAGGTGCAGAGAAACTAGCTGAGGTGCAACAGATGTTGCAAGTATCcaaaaaaagacttatttctgTAAAAAACTACAGGTTGATCAAGAAGAGAAAGGGCTTAAGACTCATTGATGCACTTGTGGAAGAGAAACTACTTTCTGAAGAAACAGAGTATCTACTACGAGCACAATTTTCAG ATTTTAAATGGGAGTTATATAACTGGAGAGAAACAGCTGAGTACTCCACAGAAATGAAACAATTTGCATGTACGCTCTATTTGTGCGGTAGTAAAGTCTATGATTATGTGAGAAAGATTCTTAAGCTGCCTCATTCTTCCATCCTCAGAAC ttGGTTATCCAAATGCAAACCCAGTCCAGGTTTCAACAGccacattttttcctttcttcaacaAAGAGTAGAGAACGGAGACCAGCTGTATCAGTATTGTTCACTGATAATAAAGGGTATCTCTCTTAAGCAACAACTTCAGTGGGACCCCAGCAGTCACCGTTTGCAAGGGTTTATGGACTTTGGTCTTGGTAAACTTGATGCTGATGAAACACCGCTTGCCTCAGAAACTATTTTGTTAATGGCAGTGGGTATTTTTGGTCACTGGAGAACACCTCTTGgttatttttttgtaaataggTCATCTGGATATTTACAGGCTCAGCTGCTTCGTCTGACTATTGGCAAATTGAGTGACATAGGGATCACAGTTCTGGCTGTTACATCTGATGCTACTGCTCACAGTGTTCAAATGGCAAAAGCATTGGGGATACGTATTGATGGAGACAACGTCAAGTGTACATTTCAGCATCCTTCATCTTCTAGTCAACAGATTGCATACTTTTTTGATTCTTGCCACTTGCTTAGATTAATAAGAAATgcatttcaatattttcaaagcATTCAGTTTATTAATGGCATAGCACATTGGCAACACCTCGTGGAGTTAGTAGCACTAAAGGAACAGGAATTATCAAGTACGGAAAGAATCTCAAGTAAATTTCCAAAGTTAAAAAATCACGTACTGAAAATGAATTGTGCTGCCCAACTCTTCAGCGAGAGTGTAGCCAGTGCATTAGAATGTTTGCTGTCATTAGGCTTGCCTCCTTTTCAAAACTGTATTGGTACCATTCATTTTTTACGCTTAATTAACAACCTGTTTGACGTTTTTAATAGTAGGAACTATTACGGAAAGGGACTTAAAGGACCTCTATTGCCTGAAActtacaataaaataaatcatgtGTTAATTGAGGCCAAGACtatttttgttacattatctGACACTAGCAATAATCAAATAATTAAAGGTAAGCGAAAATTAGGATTTCTGGGATTTTTGCTTAATGCTGAGAGCTTAAAATGGCTTTACCAAAATTATGTCTTCCCAAAGGTCATGCCTTTTCCCTATCTTTTGACTTACAAATTCAGCCAAGATCATCTGGAATTATTTCTCAAGATGCTTAGACAGGTATTAGTATCCAGTTCCAGCCCTACCTGCATGGCATTCCAGAAAGCTTACCATAATTTGGAGACCAGATACAGATTTCAAGACAAAGCTTTTCTAAGTGAAGTAAGTATCCTGGACATTTCAATTGCACGAAGGACAGACTTGGCCCTTTGGACAATTCAGCATGAGTATGGTGGTAGCATAATAAAAGCTCTTTTTCACAAAGAAGTAATCTGTCAAGACTGGTCTAATTGCTCACTAAGTGAGGCACTACTAGACCTGTCAGATCATAGACGAAATCTCACCTATTATGCTGGTTATATTGCTACTAAGTTAACAGCCCTTTTAACTTGTGAGGAGTGTATCACTGCACTGTATGCATCAGATCTCAAAGCCTTTAAAATTGGGTCACTGTTatgtgttaaaaagaaaaatggtttgcatttcccttcaGAAAGTCTATGTCGGATTATAAACATTTGTGAGCGAGTTGTAAGAACCCATTCAAGAATGGGAATTCATGAACTAGTTCCTAAACAGATGGATTTGTATCTTCAACAGAAAATATTATATGAGCTTTCTGggcatatttatctttttgtagaTTTAGATGAGCATCTCTTTGATGGAGAAGTATGTGTCATTAATCACTTTGTAAAGTTGCTAAAAGATATAATAATCTGTTTCTTAAATATCCGAGCTAAAGATGTAGCCCAGAACCCTTTAAAACACCATTCAGAAagaactgaaatgaaaacttTATCAAGGAAACACTGGTCTTCTCTACAAGATTACAAATGTTCAGGTTTTACTAAAACCAATAAATTCAGTAACAATGGCTATCCATTCAAATGA
- the THAP9 gene encoding DNA transposase THAP9 isoform X3, translating into MLQVSKKRLISVKNYRLIKKRKGLRLIDALVEEKLLSEETEYLLRAQFSDFKWELYNWRETAEYSTEMKQFACTLYLCGSKVYDYVRKILKLPHSSILRTWLSKCKPSPGFNSHIFSFLQQRVENGDQLYQYCSLIIKGISLKQQLQWDPSSHRLQGFMDFGLGKLDADETPLASETILLMAVGIFGHWRTPLGYFFVNRSSGYLQAQLLRLTIGKLSDIGITVLAVTSDATAHSVQMAKALGIRIDGDNVKCTFQHPSSSSQQIAYFFDSCHLLRLIRNAFQYFQSIQFINGIAHWQHLVELVALKEQELSSTERISSKFPKLKNHVLKMNCAAQLFSESVASALECLLSLGLPPFQNCIGTIHFLRLINNLFDVFNSRNYYGKGLKGPLLPETYNKINHVLIEAKTIFVTLSDTSNNQIIKGKRKLGFLGFLLNAESLKWLYQNYVFPKVMPFPYLLTYKFSQDHLELFLKMLRQVLVSSSSPTCMAFQKAYHNLETRYRFQDKAFLSEVSILDISIARRTDLALWTIQHEYGGSIIKALFHKEVICQDWSNCSLSEALLDLSDHRRNLTYYAGYIATKLTALLTCEECITALYASDLKAFKIGSLLCVKKKNGLHFPSESLCRIINICERVVRTHSRMGIHELVPKQMDLYLQQKILYELSGHIYLFVDLDEHLFDGEVCVINHFVKLLKDIIICFLNIRAKDVAQNPLKHHSERTEMKTLSRKHWSSLQDYKCSGFTKTNKFSNNGYPFK; encoded by the exons ATGTTGCAAGTATCcaaaaaaagacttatttctgTAAAAAACTACAGGTTGATCAAGAAGAGAAAGGGCTTAAGACTCATTGATGCACTTGTGGAAGAGAAACTACTTTCTGAAGAAACAGAGTATCTACTACGAGCACAATTTTCAG ATTTTAAATGGGAGTTATATAACTGGAGAGAAACAGCTGAGTACTCCACAGAAATGAAACAATTTGCATGTACGCTCTATTTGTGCGGTAGTAAAGTCTATGATTATGTGAGAAAGATTCTTAAGCTGCCTCATTCTTCCATCCTCAGAAC ttGGTTATCCAAATGCAAACCCAGTCCAGGTTTCAACAGccacattttttcctttcttcaacaAAGAGTAGAGAACGGAGACCAGCTGTATCAGTATTGTTCACTGATAATAAAGGGTATCTCTCTTAAGCAACAACTTCAGTGGGACCCCAGCAGTCACCGTTTGCAAGGGTTTATGGACTTTGGTCTTGGTAAACTTGATGCTGATGAAACACCGCTTGCCTCAGAAACTATTTTGTTAATGGCAGTGGGTATTTTTGGTCACTGGAGAACACCTCTTGgttatttttttgtaaataggTCATCTGGATATTTACAGGCTCAGCTGCTTCGTCTGACTATTGGCAAATTGAGTGACATAGGGATCACAGTTCTGGCTGTTACATCTGATGCTACTGCTCACAGTGTTCAAATGGCAAAAGCATTGGGGATACGTATTGATGGAGACAACGTCAAGTGTACATTTCAGCATCCTTCATCTTCTAGTCAACAGATTGCATACTTTTTTGATTCTTGCCACTTGCTTAGATTAATAAGAAATgcatttcaatattttcaaagcATTCAGTTTATTAATGGCATAGCACATTGGCAACACCTCGTGGAGTTAGTAGCACTAAAGGAACAGGAATTATCAAGTACGGAAAGAATCTCAAGTAAATTTCCAAAGTTAAAAAATCACGTACTGAAAATGAATTGTGCTGCCCAACTCTTCAGCGAGAGTGTAGCCAGTGCATTAGAATGTTTGCTGTCATTAGGCTTGCCTCCTTTTCAAAACTGTATTGGTACCATTCATTTTTTACGCTTAATTAACAACCTGTTTGACGTTTTTAATAGTAGGAACTATTACGGAAAGGGACTTAAAGGACCTCTATTGCCTGAAActtacaataaaataaatcatgtGTTAATTGAGGCCAAGACtatttttgttacattatctGACACTAGCAATAATCAAATAATTAAAGGTAAGCGAAAATTAGGATTTCTGGGATTTTTGCTTAATGCTGAGAGCTTAAAATGGCTTTACCAAAATTATGTCTTCCCAAAGGTCATGCCTTTTCCCTATCTTTTGACTTACAAATTCAGCCAAGATCATCTGGAATTATTTCTCAAGATGCTTAGACAGGTATTAGTATCCAGTTCCAGCCCTACCTGCATGGCATTCCAGAAAGCTTACCATAATTTGGAGACCAGATACAGATTTCAAGACAAAGCTTTTCTAAGTGAAGTAAGTATCCTGGACATTTCAATTGCACGAAGGACAGACTTGGCCCTTTGGACAATTCAGCATGAGTATGGTGGTAGCATAATAAAAGCTCTTTTTCACAAAGAAGTAATCTGTCAAGACTGGTCTAATTGCTCACTAAGTGAGGCACTACTAGACCTGTCAGATCATAGACGAAATCTCACCTATTATGCTGGTTATATTGCTACTAAGTTAACAGCCCTTTTAACTTGTGAGGAGTGTATCACTGCACTGTATGCATCAGATCTCAAAGCCTTTAAAATTGGGTCACTGTTatgtgttaaaaagaaaaatggtttgcatttcccttcaGAAAGTCTATGTCGGATTATAAACATTTGTGAGCGAGTTGTAAGAACCCATTCAAGAATGGGAATTCATGAACTAGTTCCTAAACAGATGGATTTGTATCTTCAACAGAAAATATTATATGAGCTTTCTGggcatatttatctttttgtagaTTTAGATGAGCATCTCTTTGATGGAGAAGTATGTGTCATTAATCACTTTGTAAAGTTGCTAAAAGATATAATAATCTGTTTCTTAAATATCCGAGCTAAAGATGTAGCCCAGAACCCTTTAAAACACCATTCAGAAagaactgaaatgaaaacttTATCAAGGAAACACTGGTCTTCTCTACAAGATTACAAATGTTCAGGTTTTACTAAAACCAATAAATTCAGTAACAATGGCTATCCATTCAAATGA